In a genomic window of Amblyomma americanum isolate KBUSLIRL-KWMA chromosome 4, ASM5285725v1, whole genome shotgun sequence:
- the Rpn11 gene encoding regulatory particle non-ATPase 11, whose product MDRLLRLGGNLSGLGQAPPASDGPVVDTAEQVYISSLALLKMLKHGRAGVPMEVMGLMLGEFVDDYTVRVIDVFAMPQSGTGVSVEAVDPVFQAKMLDMLRQTGRPEMVVGWYHSHPGFGCWLSGVDINTQQSFEALSERAVAVVVDPIQSVKGKVVIDAFRLINPNMMVLGQEPRQTTSNLGHLTKPSIQALIHGLNRHYYSISINYRKNELEQKMLLNLHKKSWTDGLTLQDYDQHCQVNESTVAEMLELAKAYNKSLEDEEKMTPEQLAIKNVGKQDPKRHLEERVDILMASNIVQCLGAMLDTVVFK is encoded by the exons GCCCCTCCAGCCAGTGATGGACCGGTGGTTGACACGGCAGAGCAAGTTTACATCTCTTCCCTGGCGTTGCTCAAG ATGCTGAAGCACGGCCGAGCAGGCGTCCCAATGGAGGTGATGGGTCTCATGCTGGGAGAATTTGTGGACGACTATACCGTCCGGGTCATAGACGTCTTTGCCATGCCCCAGTCTGGAACG GGTGTCAGTGTGGAAGCAGTGGACCCTGTGTTCCAAGCCAAAATGTTGGACATGTTGAGGCAGACTGGCAG GCCTGAAATGGTGGTGGGCTGGTACCACTCGCACCCTGGCTTTGGCTGCTGGCTTTCGGGTGTCGACATCAACACGCAGCAGAGCTTTGAGGCCCTCTCAGAGCGTGCTGTGGCAGTGGTTGTGGACCCCATCCAGAGTGTCAAAGGAAAG GTGGTGATAGACGCTTTCCGGCTCATCAACCCCAACATGATGGTGTTAGGGCAGGAGCCTCGGCAAACCACATCTAACCTCGGGCACCTCACAAAACCTTCTATTCAG GCTCTAATCCATGGTCTCAACCGTCACTATTACTCCATCTCTATTAACTACCGCAAGAACGAGCTCGAACAGAAG ATGCTGCTAAACTTGCACAAGAAGAGCTGGACAGATGGGCTGACCTTGCAGGACTACGACCAGCACTGCCAGGTCAACGAGAGCACTGTGGCAGAGATGTTGGAACTTGCAAAAGCCTACAACAAG TCTCTGGAAGATGAAGAGAAAATGACACCAGAGCAGCTGGCCATCAAGAATGTTGGAAAGCAG GACCCCAAGCGACATCTGGAAGAGCGGGTGGACATCCTCATGGCTTCAAACATCGTTCAGTGCCTCGGAGCAATGTTGGACACTGTTGTGTTCAAGTGA